In Pan troglodytes isolate AG18354 chromosome 20, NHGRI_mPanTro3-v2.0_pri, whole genome shotgun sequence, the genomic window GGCGCGCGATCCGACGCCACCCGCTTTCCCAGGGCTCTCGGGGACGCTTTGTCGCTTTGGCTTGGCCCAGCACCAGTGATCGGGCCCTGCGTTTGCCTGGGCGGCCTGCGGGGTCTGGGCCTGGATGGAGGAAGCATCCTTAGCCGCCGCGGCCCCTCCCCCATCAGGCCTGCTGGAGAGGGAGCAATCCCGCCTCCAGGGCGGCGTCGGACGCCTCCCGAATCGCAGTCAGTCTCCCTAAGGCCCCCTCAGACCAAGCTCTAAGCGCCCTCAGCACTCTGGGCGCGGCCCTGCCCACTctcaggccccgaggcttggtcCTACCCCCCCAACCCGGGCCTAGCTAGGCCTGGTCCTACCCCACCCCCCCGCCGCACCCGCCCAATCTCCGCGGGACCTGGGCCCAACTCCTCCCCGTCCCGATTCCCTTTCGGCGACAGGGGAATACCTACAGTGACCATTCTTGTGTGCCCGGCGGGCGCGGTCCGTGTTGAGGGGGGCTCCGGGGGTGGTGCACTCCTAGGGGGGCGCCCGATGCTCACGCTGGGGTCCCGCCCGGGCGGCCTCTGGTGCGGCCGCTGCAGATGTGGCGATGAAGGCGGCGGCTCCCTCGAGGACCAGGGACGGGCCCGAACCCGGGGATGCGCGCGCGGATGGCCGGGCCCCGGGGTGGCCTGCGGGCGGCAGGGGATGGAAAGAGGGAGCGGGCGCGGGGTTGAGGACGCCCCCTGCGCGGCCCCGCGGGGCCCGGGGAGGTTGCGCTTCCCGACAGAGATCGCGGCGCTCTGCCTTTCGCCGCCGCCCCTCGGTCGGTCCTGTCCGGTCCCGTGTGTTCAAGTCCTCTCCCTTcgcccaccctccctccctccctccggcCCGCGCTGCGCGCTCCGCGCTCTGgaccgcgccgccgccgcccccagCCCTTTATAGCAGCAGCTGCCAGCGCCGGCGTCGCTCATTGGCTGCGGCGACCGAGCTCCGCCTCCTCGCGGCTCCCGACGGCGCGGCAGGTGGAAGTGAGCGCGCACTGGTCGGGAGTCTGAATCCCCCAAAAGCGCATCCTAGGTGCTCGGGTTGCCAGATTTGGGCCCTCCTTCCCTCGAGGCCCTTGCTTCCTACCCTGGCACCCCTTCTTGGGCTGGCTTTAGGGCCAGGAGACGGGCTCCCCTCCTCCGTCCAGCTCCTAGAGCTGGAGGAGCCAACAGAGCGAGGAGGTATTAGTGGCCTGAATATGCGACCTTCCAGAGGTGTTGTCCACTGAGGGAACTGGACAGGGGATCAGGAACCAATATTTTAGTAGGCAGAGGCCTGGGTCCCCAGATTTGGAGGCACCAGTGTAGACCACCTCAAGACCACAGGGGAGGGTGGCTACTGTGGCCCTAGTCTTCTGCAGAAGGAGACTGGGACGCTGTTGGTTTTGAGTGAGCTGGATCCTTCTAGGGTTCAAAAGGTAAGGACTGGCACTCCCCAGTGCAAGGAAACTCCGCACTGCTCCGAAGGGGGTGAAAAGGTTTGGGGCTCAGTGTTCTGGACAATCATCGCTGGAGCCATGCAGCTCTGGGAAACCACGGATCCTTCTTGGACCCCACAGAACTGGGGTGGGTGGATCTGCCACATAAATGTCCTGGCTTTCTAGGCTCGTGATTGGTCCTCCTAACTGTGGAGTCATGCTCGCTTTCTGCTAGGGGGAACCTGGCCTCTCTCTAAGGCGTTGGGGGTGGCGCAGCCACCTTTGGTGCGCGGGCGCCGGTGCATGTTTACGTCGGGGCGCGGGAACTAGCACACACTGGGGCGGGGTCGCCAGGGCGTGAGGCTTCAGCACCACAGACAGCAATCCGACAGTCCGGTCGAGGGCGCTGCCGGCGAGGTAGCCCAGACCCCCTAACTGGAGAGCGGCAGTCCCCACCCAATCCTCGTTCCTGCACGCCCTTTAGGCTCCAGACTGTCAGAGAGCGCCACCAGCGAGGAGAGCCTAATTTGCCCAATCAGGGGCGGCCCTTGAGATAACCAATTACTGGAAGATGCCCTAGAGATCGAGCCAATGGGAGTGCGCGCACCAGGGGATGCTGCCACGCCTGGAGAGGGCAGGCCAATCGCAGTGGCCCGCGCAATAGGGGCGGTGGCGGTGCAGATCCCCGGGTGGCCCCTCTTGGGCTCGCCGGGGCGACCTGGCTGCAGGCGCTAGGGGCCCCAAGCGATGGTCTGTTCCCCACCCCGTGTTCCTCCCGGTTTCCGTCATCGGAAACTGAGCTAGGAGGGGGGCTGCTTCTGGGCGCGCGGACCCCGCTGCGGTTCCCATGGAAACCTGCCGGCTCCGGCAGTGCGGGGAGAGTGGAGGGGACCTGCCTCGCGGGGGGAGGGAGCTCGCGGGGGCGGCCCCAGCGGCCGGACTCGCTCATCCTTGCCGATTCTTCTGTCCCCGGCTGGGGTAGCCCCCCGGTCCGCAGCAGGAACTGAGGCATAGCTGGGGCCCCGCCCCATCCCCCGAACTGGTGAGGAACCGGCGGGGCCAATCTGCGCGTGGCGCCACAGGGCTCCCCCAGGCACGTGCCTGAGCTCGCGGCTGCGGTCCCCAGGGTCACGTGGCTGCGGCCACCAGGGCCTACGCGCCTCGCACGCCACCTAGCGGCCGCGCCTCGCTCCCCGCCCCTCTCTCTAGCGGCCCGCAGGAGGCGGCGGCCTCAGCATCCCCCTCCGGGAAATGGGGCCAGGGCAGCCGCCGCCAACTCCCCTTCCCCCCGCGGCTTCCTGTTTTAGGAACACGCCGAGCTAGTTCTACCTCGGGGTTTTGGCACTGGTTGTTCCTCTGGCCTGAGAATTTCCTCCCCCAGCTTTCTTCAGGGATAGATCTTTGTCATTCTGGTCTATGcgcaaatgccacctcctcagagGCCCTCCCTGACCACCGACCTAAACAGCATCCCCGGAAAACAACGCATCACTCTCTTTTGCATGGCGCTTGTCGCTAGCTGCAAATGTTTCTCATTTTAGGGGTTTACTGAACACCTCCCCATCTCATCCCGGAGCTCACTGAGGGTGGGAGATGGGTGCCCCATAAAACAGGAGGAAGTGGAAATTAGGGTCCTGAGTTCCGGGAGATGCCCAGAGACCCCAGACCCCCAAGCCTCACCCCATCCTGTGGGAGCAGGGGCTGTGCGAGGCTGCTGGGCCCAGGGGCATCCCTCGTTCCCCGCCTCGCTTAGGAAGGGATCAAGTAGGCTGGAGACAGAGAGGGACCTGGCACCCCAAATCATTCAGGCCTAGGGGAAGGGCATCTCCTTTCTCGCTCTTTAATCTCACTCTGCTCTCTTGACACAGTTCCAGCAATGCAGCCCCAGGCACCAGCTCCGAGAAGGATGcggtggggcggggtggggaacCTGCCCAGGGGGCCCAGCtctggggcggggcgggggcgcctCCTTCCGGCCCGCGGTCGGGCGGCCCTCGCAGCTGTCCAGGCCCCGGCAAGCCCGGGCGTGGTGTCCGAGCGGACGAATAAATAGGGGCGGTCAGTGGTCAGGTGGGTCAGGTGGGCTTGTGATCCGGGTGGCTTTTGAGCGTGTGGAACTTGACGCTGTCCAGCTTCTCGAAGCGCTTCCCGCAGCGATCGCACGTGAAGTTGTACTGCACCTCCGCAGTGTGCTTCTTCATGTGCCAGTTGAGCGACGCGCGCTGCCGGCACTGGTAGCCACAGATCTCGCACCTGCCGGGAGCCCGTGGCGGGACGGGGCAGGGTCAGAGTGGGCGGGGCTGGGCGGAGCCCTACAAGGCCGAGCGCAGGTGGAACCGGGCCCAGGCACTGCGTTGGGGCGAAGCCGCCCCTGGGACCTGCTGGGATCCCCTCCCACCCAATCCTCTAGCGGCACGGGGCGGCCTGTCACTCACTGCAGGGGGGTCTCGCCGGTGTGGGTGCGCCGATGTACCTCCAGGTGGTTCTTCCTCTTGAAGGACTTGCCGCAGGTCTCGCAGGTGAATTCACGGACACCTGGGGGCGGTGGGGACCGAGGCTGAGGACGGTGGGCTATGGGGTGTCTCTGATGTGCTGCAGACTCTGATGCTAGAAGGAACATCAGGCTGTCTCCTTGGATCTCCCAGGACTGCAGGTGCAGGCTGACCAAACCCTACGTCCTTCCCGCGCATTTGCCCACAAACACCATCAAGCAGAACTGAGATCGAACTTGGGTCCCTGAGGGGCATAGGGTGCACACTACCAAGCCAACATGGGTCTGAATTTgtcttgtgtgtgtatatatatatattttgcaacggagtttcgctcttgttgcccaggctggagtgcaatggcccgatctcggcttaccgcaaccgcAACCTcggtctcccgggttcaagcgattcttctgcctcagcctcttgagtagctgggattacaggcatgtgccaccaaccatgcccagctgattttgtatttttagtagagacggggtttctctatgttggtcaggctggtctcgaactcctgacctcaggtgatctgcccacctcagcctcccaaagggctgggattaccaccacgcccggccttgtcCCTGATATTTGAACTTTGGGTGATTTcgcaaaacgaaaacaaaaacaaaaacaaaaaaaacttctgcccagcacagtggctcacacctataatcccagcacttagggaggccaaggtgggcagatcgcctgagatcaggagttggagacaagcctggctaacatggcgaaaccctgtccctactaaaaaaaaaaaaaaaaattagctggcatggtggtgagcgcctgtaatcccagatactcgggaggctggggcagaagaattgcttgaacccgggaggcagaggctgcagtgagccaagatcggattccagcccgggcaacagagtgagactgttgcAAAAAATaaccacacacacatttaaaaaacccaaaaaaacaaaaaaacaaaaccccccaaACTTCTGACCTCCTGGGATATCAGAAGCTCTGGCCCTCAGGGCATGCCCTATCGCTGGACACAGGCACCATGGCTCTCCACTATGTCCCCAGCCCATGCAGAAGACCTGCATCTCTGCCACAAGTGGAAACAGAAGCCCAGTCCCAAGCCAGCTGCTCCTCTTTGCCCAgctctccttcctgctgctgctTGGGTGGGCACTGGTCTAGCCTGTGGCCCCAGGTGCTGCTATAGGTTCCAATCTGGAAGAGCAGTGGCGGTGTCAGCTGCTCCCTAAATCTCGCATGAGACCTGCTCTTGGGGTCATGGGGCATGGGGTCGCGGGGATAGGAGGGAAGATGGCCAGCCCCACCCAATTCCTGTGATTGATTGGTAATAGTTCCTGTCGCTGTGGCTCACATAGCTACAGCTTACTGAGGACAGGGAGGAGGCTCCTAGGGGTGTAGTCCTGTGCCCGGAGACCCAGCACTGGGCTTTGACCCGCCAGCTCTGGCCCAGGCTCCCAGGCCCATGTCCCTGTGTCCCCCGCTCATGCTGCCAGCTGGCCCAGGGCCTGACCTGAATGGATGATCATGTGCCGCCGCAGGTGGTTGGATAAATAGAACTTCTTGCCACAGCCAGGATGAGGGCACACTTTGGTCTTTCCTTTCCGATGCACAAGATTGACGTGGTTCTGGAGACGAGACAGGCAGAAGTGGGTCCCATAGGCCCACAGAAGGggctctgggaggtggggagagacgAGGGCAGCTGGAAGGCAGGCTGGGGCTGGCCTCcccaggaggagggaagaggggtaCCCTTGCCCAGCTCAGAGATTCCCAGGGGCACAACTGGGGTCAAAgggtagctttattttttttattttttgagatggcatcttgctctgtcgcccaggctggagtgcagtggtgttctctcagctcactgcaagctccaccccccgggttcacaccattctcctgccacagcctcctgagtagctgggagtacaggcgcccgccaccacgcccggctattattatttttttctgtattttttagtacagacagggtttcaccgtgttaaccaggatggtctcgatctcctgacctcgtgatccgcccacctcggcctcccaaagtgctgggattacaggtgtgagccaccgcgcctggccaagggcagctttattgaacacctactatatgccaggctctGGACTGGGGTATCTGTCAACTCTGTGAAGGGCCCAGCTGTTAGCCCAATTAAtcgatggggaaactgaggttcaaggcTCCGTGGTTTGGCCAAGGTCTCACAGGTGGCCAGTGGCAGGACTGGGACTGGATTTGAGGGCTGTCAGCCTCTGTGGGCCTGGAACAGGCAGCCCCAATTGATTCATTCCTTTGTTCCTTCACTCTTTAACTTACTAAAACAACCCTGGCTCCAGCTTGCAGGCCTGGCTTGCACTAAGTGCTTAATACATGCTCAATCAATGCATGGCATGGCACAAAGGCCTGTTGTTGCATCCTCCCATGCCAGGTGTGGGGTGTGACAAGTCCCTGTCTTTGCCTTCAGGGACACCTCGTCAAATTCCAAGGGGCAAACTAGAGGTAGGACATCCTGGTGGTGCCATGGCCTGCCTCACCTGGAAGCTGCTGAGGGCCACGTAGACTTGGCTGCAGCCCTCGTATGGGCAGTGGAACATCTCGAGCAGGCCGTCAGCATCCATCACCCGCGACCGCTTGCTCCGCCGCCTCCTGGAGGGGAAGGGGCCATGACATCGGGGCTCCCGCACCAGGCAGGCTGGGGGCCTGCGGGCCGCTCCTAGCCCTCGCCCTCACCCTTGCCCGCCCCGGCACCCACTTCTCAGGCTCCTTGGGGATTTCATAGATGATGGCTGACATGTCGCTGCCGTCCAGCTCCTCCCCGTCCGCCTCTGCCTCGGGCTCTGCGCTCTCAGGCACCGACGTTGCCAGCTCCGGGGCTACtggctcctccttctcctccttctttagCAAGCACAGGTCCTCCTTCTCTACAGGGTGGACACAGGGTGGTGTCCGCAGGGGACGAAGGCTGCCAAGGTGCCCACTTCGAGGGCCATTCCTCGCCCGGCCCCTCCCAGGCCCAACCACCCCTGGCCAGAGGCCATGACAGGTCCCCCAGACCTTTCTTGGTCTCGATGCCCGCTACTGCGGTGGCGTCCGTGGTGCTAGGCTGGCTACCCTCGGGCTCTGTCTGGGTGTAGGCTGCCACACCCTCCATCATGGCACAGGGCACCTCCTCGCCCAGTCCACTGCCGGGGGCACCGCTGCCCGCTGCCATGTTGAGGTGAATGCCCTCGGCCGTGAGAGCGTCGTAGCCAGGGCCCGCAATGATGATCACCTGTGAGCcgggcaccatgcctggcatggGGCAGCTGGCCACCACCTCACCCAGGGCCTCCTGGGGCACGTTCTCAAAGAGGGCGCTGGGGCCCGCACCCACTTGCACAGGCACCGGCACGCACACCACTGTCTCCAGGGCTTCAGGCCCACTGCCTGCCGGGTTGGAGCACAGCGGGGTACCCTGCTCGGCCAGGCTTTCCACGTGGTGGACGTCAAAGGGAATGTGCACGCCCTCCTGAGTGATGAGCCCGCTGCTGCCCACCGGGCTGGTGGGCGtcgctgccgctgccgctgccACAGCCTTGACCGGCTGGCCCTCAGGGGACTCCTCAGAGTCAGAGGCAGAGCCAGAGCTGGATGAGTCAGAGCTGCCAGCCACCAGCCCATTGCCCACTGTGGGGACAGAAGAAAGGGAGTGGTTATGATAGCTGCAGCCACTGGcatttgtttatttagtttttattttattttattttacttatttatttttttgagacagagtctcactctgtcacccaggctggagtgcagtggtgcgatctcagctcactgcaaccttggcatccccggttccagtgattctcctgcctcaggctcccaagtagctgggactacaggtgtgcgccaccacacccggcttttttttttttttcctgagatggagtctcacttttgtcacccaggctggagtgcagtggcgcaatctctgctcactacaagctctgcctcccaggttcatgccattctcccacctcagcctcccgagtagctgggactacaggcatgtgccgccatgcccggctaatgttttgtatttttaatagagataggggttcaccaggatggtctcgatctcctgaccttgtgatccacccgcctctgcctcccaaagtgctgggattacaggtgtgagccaccgcgcccggcccacacccggctaatttttgtattttcagtagagacggggtttcatcatgttggccaggctggtctcaaactcctgacctcaagtcatccgcccgcctcagcctcccaaagtgttaaaatgacagtcatgagccaccgcgcctggctgaatttttttttctttttttttttttgagatggagtctcgctgtgtcacacaggctggagtgcagtggcgcaatattggctcactgcaagctccgcttcccaggttcataccattctcctgcctcagcctcccgagtagctgggactacaggcaaccaccaccacgcacagctaatttttgtatttttagtagagatggagtttcactgtgttagccaggatggtctcgatctcctgaccttatgatccgcccgcctcggcctccgaaagtgctgggattacaggcatgagccaccacgtccggcctgaatttttctttttttttttttgagacagagtttcgttctgtcacccaggctggagtgcaatggtgcaatcttggctcactgtaacctctgcctcctgggttcaagcaattctcctgcctcagcctcctgagtagctgggattacaggcgtgcaccaccacacctggctaatttgtgtgtttttagtagagatgaggttttgccatgttggccaggctagcctcgaactcctgaccttgggtgatctatccacctcggctccccaaagtgctagaattatagtcatgagccaccacatctggcccgattttgtttttgtttttgttttgagatggagtctccctctgtcgcccaggctggagtgcagtggtgcgatccgggctcactgcaacctctacctcccagattcaagcaactcttgtgcctcagcctcctgagtaaatgggattacagatgcatgcaaccacacctggctaatttttgtatttttagtagagacaggattccccattttggccaggctgatctcgaacttctgcccacccgggcctcccaaagtgctggaattacagacatgag contains:
- the ZNF653 gene encoding zinc finger protein 653 isoform X1, translating into MAERALEPEAEAEAGAGAGGEAAAEEGAAGRKARGRPRLTESDRARRRLESRKKYDVRRVYLGEAHGPWVDLRRRSGWSDAKLAAYLISLERGQRSGRHGKPWEQVPKKPKRKKRRRRNVNCLKNVVIWYEDHKHRCPYEPHLAELDPTFGLYTTAVWQCEAGHRYFQDLHSPLKPLSDSDPDSDKVGNGLVAGSSDSSSSGSASDSEESPEGQPVKAVAAAAAATPTSPVGSSGLITQEGVHIPFDVHHVESLAEQGTPLCSNPAGSGPEALETVVCVPVPVQVGAGPSALFENVPQEALGEVVASCPMPGMVPGSQVIIIAGPGYDALTAEGIHLNMAAGSGAPGSGLGEEVPCAMMEGVAAYTQTEPEGSQPSTTDATAVAGIETKKEKEDLCLLKKEEKEEPVAPELATSVPESAEPEAEADGEELDGSDMSAIIYEIPKEPEKRRRSKRSRVMDADGLLEMFHCPYEGCSQVYVALSSFQNHVNLVHRKGKTKVCPHPGCGKKFYLSNHLRRHMIIHSASESAAHQRHPIAHRPQPRSPPPPGVREFTCETCGKSFKRKNHLEVRDLWLPVPAARVAQLAHEEAHCGGAVQLHVRSLREALREAGQRQVPHAQKPPGSQAHLTHLTTDRPYLFVRSDTTPGLAGAWTAARAARPRAGRRRPRPAPELGPLGRFPTPPHRILLGAGAWGCIAGTVSREQSEIKERERRCPSPRPE
- the ZNF653 gene encoding zinc finger protein 653 isoform X3 — its product is MMFIPYHKQCRKEILVLPWFSGQQAGLYAQEQDWKCWERKDTCLMERTFWKPWEQVPKKPKRKKRRRRNVNCLKNVVIWYEDHKHRCPYEPHLAELDPTFGLYTTAVWQCEAGHRYFQDLHSPLKPLSDSDPDSDKVGNGLVAGSSDSSSSGSASDSEESPEGQPVKAVAAAAAATPTSPVGSSGLITQEGVHIPFDVHHVESLAEQGTPLCSNPAGSGPEALETVVCVPVPVQVGAGPSALFENVPQEALGEVVASCPMPGMVPGSQVIIIAGPGYDALTAEGIHLNMAAGSGAPGSGLGEEVPCAMMEGVAAYTQTEPEGSQPSTTDATAVAGIETKKEKEDLCLLKKEEKEEPVAPELATSVPESAEPEAEADGEELDGSDMSAIIYEIPKEPEKRRRSKRSRVMDADGLLEMFHCPYEGCSQVYVALSSFQNHVNLVHRKGKTKVCPHPGCGKKFYLSNHLRRHMIIHSASESAAHQRHPIAHRPQPRSPPPPGVREFTCETCGKSFKRKNHLEVRDLWLPVPAARVAQLAHEEAHCGGAVQLHVRSLREALREAGQRQVPHAQKPPGSQAHLTHLTTDRPYLFVRSDTTPGLAGAWTAARAARPRAGRRRPRPAPELGPLGRFPTPPHRILLGAGAWGCIAGTVSREQSEIKERERRCPSPRPE
- the ZNF653 gene encoding zinc finger protein 653 isoform X2, giving the protein MAERALEPEAEAEAGAGAGGEAAAEEGAAGRKARGRPRLTESDRARRRLESRKKYDVRRVYLGEAHGPWVDLRRRSGWSDAKLAAYLISLERGQRSGRHGKPWEQVPKKPKRKKRRRRNVNCLKNVVIWYEDHKHRCPYEPHLAELDPTFGLYTTAVWQCEAGHRYFQDLHSPLKPLSDSDPDSDKVGNGLVAGSSDSSSSGSASDSEESPEGQPVKAVAAAAAATPTSPVGSSGLITQEGVHIPFDVHHVESLAEQGTPLCSNPAGSGPEALETVVCVPVPVQVGAGPSALFENVPQEALGEVVASCPMPGMVPGSQVIIIAGPGYDALTAEGIHLNMAAGSGAPGSGLGEEVPCAMMEGVAAYTQTEPEGSQPSTTDATAVAGIETKKEKEDLCLLKKEEKEEPVAPELATSVPESAEPEAEADGEELDGSDMSAIIYEIPKEPEKRRRSKRSRVMDADGLLEMFHCPYEGCSQVYVALSSFQNHVNLVHRKGKTKVCPHPGCGKKFYLSNHLRRHMIIHSGVREFTCETCGKSFKRKNHLEVRDLWLPVPAARVAQLAHEEAHCGGAVQLHVRSLREALREAGQRQVPHAQKPPGSQAHLTHLTTDRPYLFVRSDTTPGLAGAWTAARAARPRAGRRRPRPAPELGPLGRFPTPPHRILLGAGAWGCIAGTVSREQSEIKERERRCPSPRPE
- the ZNF653 gene encoding zinc finger protein 653 isoform X5, translating into MAERALEPEAEAEAGAGAGGEAAAEEGAAGRKARGRPRLTESDRARRRLESRKKYDVRRVYLGEAHGPWVDLRRRSGWSDAKLAAYLISLERGQRSGRHGKPWEQVPKKPKRKKRRRRNVNCLKNVVIWYEDHKHRCPYEPHLAELDPTFGLYTTAVWQCEAGHRYFQDLHSPLKPLSDSDPDSDKVGNGLVAGSSDSSSSGSASDSEESPEGQPVKAVAAAAAATPTSPVGSSGLITQEGVHIPFDVHHVESLAEQGTPLCSNPAGSGPEALETVVCVPVPVQVGAGPSALFENVPQEALGEVVASCPMPGMVPGSQVIIIAGPGYDALTAEGIHLNMAAGSGAPGSGLGEEVPCAMMEGVAAYTQTEPEGSQPSTTDATAVAGIETKKEKEDLCLLKKEEKEEPVAPELATSVPESAEPEAEADGEELDGSDMSAIIYEIPKEPEKRRRSKRSRVMDADGLLEMFHCPYEGCSQVYVALSSFQNHVNLVHRKGKTKVCPHPGCGKKFYLSNHLRRHMIIHSGVREFTCETCGKSFKRKNHLEVHRRTHTGETPLQCEICGYQCRQRASLNWHMKKHTAEVQYNFTCDRCGKRFEKLDSVKFHTLKSHPDHKPT
- the ZNF653 gene encoding zinc finger protein 653 isoform X6, producing MERTFWKPWEQVPKKPKRKKRRRRNVNCLKNVVIWYEDHKHRCPYEPHLAELDPTFGLYTTAVWQCEAGHRYFQDLHSPLKPLSDSDPDSDKVGNGLVAGSSDSSSSGSASDSEESPEGQPVKAVAAAAAATPTSPVGSSGLITQEGVHIPFDVHHVESLAEQGTPLCSNPAGSGPEALETVVCVPVPVQVGAGPSALFENVPQEALGEVVASCPMPGMVPGSQVIIIAGPGYDALTAEGIHLNMAAGSGAPGSGLGEEVPCAMMEGVAAYTQTEPEGSQPSTTDATAVAGIETKKEKEDLCLLKKEEKEEPVAPELATSVPESAEPEAEADGEELDGSDMSAIIYEIPKEPEKRRRSKRSRVMDADGLLEMFHCPYEGCSQVYVALSSFQNHVNLVHRKGKTKVCPHPGCGKKFYLSNHLRRHMIIHSGVREFTCETCGKSFKRKNHLEVHRRTHTGETPLQCEICGYQCRQRASLNWHMKKHTAEVQYNFTCDRCGKRFEKLDSVKFHTLKSHPDHKPT
- the ZNF653 gene encoding zinc finger protein 653 isoform X4 yields the protein MAERALEPEAEAEAGAGAGGEAAAEEGAAGRKARGRPRLTESDRARRRLESRKKYDVRRVYLGEAHGPWVDLRRRSGWSDAKLAAYLISLERGQRSGRHGKPWEQVPKKPKRKKRRRRNVNCLKNVVIWYEDHKHRCPYEPHLAELDPTFGLYTTAVWQCEAGHRYFQDLHSPLKPLSDSDPDSDKVGNGLVAGSSDSSSSGSASDSEESPEGQPVKAVAAAAAATPTSPVGSSGLITQEGVHIPFDVHHVESLAEQGTPLCSNPAGSGPEALETVVCVPVPVQVGAGPSALFENVPQEALGEVVASCPMPGMVPGSQVIIIAGPGYDALTAEGIHLNMAAGSGAPGSGLGEEVPCAMMEGVAAYTQTEPEGSQPSTTDATAVAGIETKKEKEDLCLLKKEEKEEPVAPELATSVPESAEPEAEADGEELDGSDMSAIIYEIPKEPEKRRRSKRSRVMDADGLLEMFHCPYEGCSQVYVALSSFQNHVNLVHRKGKTKVCPHPGCGKKFYLSNHLRRHMIIHSASESAAHQRHPIAHRPQPRSPPPPGVREFTCETCGKSFKRKNHLEVHRRTHTGETPLQCEICGYQCRQRASLNWHMKKHTAEVQYNFTCDRCGKRFEKLDSVKFHTLKSHPDHKPT